The genome window CCTGCACGATGCGAATCTCGCCATCCAACTGCCCTAGCAACGCTCCTACGCACTCACGAGGATAATCCTTTGCCCCATGGGTATGGATAGCTTCCTCTACACATTTTGGAATACGAATCACTTACTCCCCCTCATGCCAGAAGCGATCCGAAAGATAACGCGTTCCGGTATCACAAAAGATCGTTACAATGACCCCTTCGTCCAACTCCTCCGCTAACTTCAAGCAGCAGACCATCGCTGCTGCCGCAGAGATGCCCACCAAAACGCCCTCCTCACGCGCAAGCCGCTTCACCATGGCATAGGCCTCCTCGGTGGATACCTCACGGTTCTCATCCGCTAAATTGGGATCGTAGATTCCGGGCACAATAGAGCTGGCCATGTGTTTCATCCCTTCCAAACCGTGGAAGGGCGAATCCGGTTGGAACGAAATCAGGCGGATGGCTGGATTGAACTCTTTTAAACGACGCCCGGTTCCCACAAAGGTTCCACTTGTGCCCAGGCCGGCCACGAAATGAGTTATTCGGCCGTTCGTCTGCTGCCAGATCTCCGGTGCCGTAGTGAGGTAGTGCGCACGCCAGTTGGCCGGGTTATTATACTGATCCGGATAGAAGTAGCGATCTGGCTGCGCTGCATAGAGCTCGCGCGCTTTTAAAATCGCCCCGTCGGAAGAGAGTCGTGGATCGGTGAGAATAAGTTGCGCACCATAGGCACGTAGTATCTGCTTGCGCTCCTCACTTGCGTTCGCCGGCAAACAGAGATGTACCTCGTAGCCCATAGCCGCGCCGATCATGGCATAAGCAATGCCCGTGTTCCCAGAGGTGGCATCGAGAATGATCTTTCCAGGCCGTAAGGCGCCACTACGCTCCCCTTCCAAGATCATGTTGAGTGCCGGACGATCTTTCACCGACCCTCCCGGATTAGCCCACTCGGCTTTTGCATAGATGGTTACGCGCGGGTTCTTCGGAACCACTCGCCGCAGCCGCAATAGCGGTGTGTTTCCGATTAGCTCTAATAGGCCCACCGGATGTGGTCGCAAAGCAGGGTCGGGCGATGTGGAAGGGGTGTAAGCGCTCTCAGAACCGGCTCCCTCAGATAACCTGAGTAGTGTGCTCATGACTGAATTTACGCTTTCCTCATAGGCTCCGTTCCCTAAAAAGGGTCGAAACCTTACTTTTTCGATAGAATTAGTATACCCTATTCCTCCCAGCAACGGGAACTTTCCCAAAACCCTCTCAAGAAGGGTAACATATTGGTGGAACTCCATGGACGAAACAAAAGCTCCTTCAAACCATTCTACCTCTGCCCATGCCGGGGAGGCCGTGCTTATCGAAGAGCGGATCGGCCCTTTCTATCCTTTTCGCTTTCGGAACTTCCGCCTTTTCTTCATAGGACAACTTATATCGGTGGCCGGCACCTGGATGCAACAGGTAGCTGAAAGCTGGCTCGTTTATCACCTAACGCAATCAGCTACTTGGTTGGGCATCGTATCAGGTACAGGAGCGCTATGTTATGTGGCTTTCGCTTTTGCGGGTGGACAGGTCGCCGACCGCTACCCCCGCCGCAATGTGCTGCTCATCACACAGACCGCAGCTATGCTCCTTGCTTTCACCTTGGCCTTTCTAGCGTGGCCCCATTCACCTATCCCCATCCAGCCCTGGCACATTGCCCTTATGGCAGGATTATTGGGCATTGTCCGCGCCTATACCATGCCATCACAGCAGGCCTTTGTCACCGACATGGTGGATGATAGACGTGCTTTGCCCGGAGCCATCGCCCTTAACTCACTTCGCTTTAACCTAGCCCGCTTCATCGGCCCAGCACTCGCCGGCTTCGTTCTTGTACAACAGGGTGCTGAAGCCTGTTTCTTCTGGAACGGAATAAGCTTCCTCGCGGTTATCCTCTCATTGCTCCTTATGCGCATGGAAAACCAAAGCGTAAAACCGCA of Chthonomonas calidirosea T49 contains these proteins:
- a CDS encoding PLP-dependent cysteine synthase family protein, encoding MEFHQYVTLLERVLGKFPLLGGIGYTNSIEKVRFRPFLGNGAYEESVNSVMSTLLRLSEGAGSESAYTPSTSPDPALRPHPVGLLELIGNTPLLRLRRVVPKNPRVTIYAKAEWANPGGSVKDRPALNMILEGERSGALRPGKIILDATSGNTGIAYAMIGAAMGYEVHLCLPANASEERKQILRAYGAQLILTDPRLSSDGAILKARELYAAQPDRYFYPDQYNNPANWRAHYLTTAPEIWQQTNGRITHFVAGLGTSGTFVGTGRRLKEFNPAIRLISFQPDSPFHGLEGMKHMASSIVPGIYDPNLADENREVSTEEAYAMVKRLAREEGVLVGISAAAAMVCCLKLAEELDEGVIVTIFCDTGTRYLSDRFWHEGE
- a CDS encoding MFS transporter, with amino-acid sequence MDETKAPSNHSTSAHAGEAVLIEERIGPFYPFRFRNFRLFFIGQLISVAGTWMQQVAESWLVYHLTQSATWLGIVSGTGALCYVAFAFAGGQVADRYPRRNVLLITQTAAMLLAFTLAFLAWPHSPIPIQPWHIALMAGLLGIVRAYTMPSQQAFVTDMVDDRRALPGAIALNSLRFNLARFIGPALAGFVLVQQGAEACFFWNGISFLAVILSLLLMRMENQSVKPHRQPIKEGLTYVLRTRSVLQVIVLIATASLLLWPVTTLLPVFAQLFHVGKQGYSTMVSTNGLGAALAGLSLAWFGLRIPRRYTIFAGAIGLGLSSLMFISAASYRLALACLLLIGFCMILCGISANTFVQEQVPDALRGRVMALYTLVFNALQPVGGLLIGLSADHFGAPRAVAINALLGIGLISLVIFWLSPQRHRVGVQPASASPPLSEGQGED